The Flavobacterium commune genome contains the following window.
AATAAATAGAATTGGCTACGGAGTTTAAATAATATTCTTTTTGCGAATAGCTATTGGCGTAAGCCATGACAAATTTTCCAGATTTTTTGAAGTTTTCTAAAGCATTTCTCAACTCTTTACTCTGTGCCATTCCTAATTGGGAATTGTTGTTTAAAATAGAAATTCCTTTGATGTTGTCGTCTATCGAAGCCACATCAATAGCGTTAATTACATCCGAAAACCCAATGTTTTTTTCTTCCGAAAAAAAACTCATCCAGGGATCTTTGTATTTGCCGGCATAATCATATTTTACATCTTCAAGATTTAATTCGATTACCGAATTGGTTTTAAGAGCTTCTCCTTCTGTTTCCCCGCCAAAAATTGCACCGATAAAAACGATTCCGAAAAAAAACAGCATTAGAAACACAAATAAACCTACAACCGTAGCGATAACATTGCTTAAAAACTTCATAATATATTCTTTGAATTTGGAGGTAAAAATATCCGGATTTTTGATTGTTTTTCGAATTGGAATGCGGACACTTTGTGCAAATATATTGCTATTTCTAAAATTCTTTAGTTAATTTGTGCTTAATATGAGAGCACAACATCAGGTTATTTTATCCATTGGGAGTAATCAAGGCGAACGTTTAGAGGCAATTAAGCAATGTGTCGCATTAATTCATCAGGAAATAGGAACGGTAATTCAGGTTTCCCGGGTTTATGAAACCGCAGCCTGGGGTTTTGATAGTGATGCTTTTTATAATTGTTCACTGGTTTTGCATACCTATCATTCTGCTCAACAAGTGCTCTTGAAAGCCTTGGATGTAGAGCAAAAATTAGGACGTATTAGGCAAAATGCCAGTGGTTATCAATCCCGGATTATTGATATTGACATGATTGCTTTTGATGAGGAAATTATTGATACCGAAACGCTCTCTGTTCCACACCCATTGATGCAAGATCGAAAGTTTGTATTGCTTCCTTTTCAGGATTTAAAAATTAATTGGACGCATCCTGTTTTACAAAAAAATATTTTGGAGTTAATTGAAAGCTGTCCTGATGAAGGCATTTGTGTTGCTGTGGCTGATTTAGAAAATCCGTTGCAAAAGAACTCTTTTGATAAAACACATTATATCGCTTTTGAAGGAAATATTGGGGCAGGAAAAACCACATTGGCAACCAAAAT
Protein-coding sequences here:
- the folK gene encoding 2-amino-4-hydroxy-6-hydroxymethyldihydropteridine diphosphokinase, producing the protein MRAQHQVILSIGSNQGERLEAIKQCVALIHQEIGTVIQVSRVYETAAWGFDSDAFYNCSLVLHTYHSAQQVLLKALDVEQKLGRIRQNASGYQSRIIDIDMIAFDEEIIDTETLSVPHPLMQDRKFVLLPFQDLKINWTHPVLQKNILELIESCPDEGICVAVADLENPLQKNSFDKTHYIAFEGNIGAGKTTLATKIAADFNTKTLLERFAENSFLAKFYKDQQRYAFPLELSFLVDRYQQISEDLASLDLKKDFLVADYHVFKSLIFAKVTLEGAEYQLYKSLFDIVYKEMPKPDLYVYLLQHPEQLLVNIKKRGRDYEQGISVEYLEKINSAYLAYLNSQTELNVLIIDVTNRDFVNNQSDYLFILDEIQKRINS